The Streptomonospora litoralis genome window below encodes:
- a CDS encoding UvrD-helicase domain-containing protein: MPQLAIDATCLPQYDKLDKPTRERLLAVTRKFRELSLDALLAHPDLRIRSLPAGQDPRIRTFRISDSWTGVMLAPESGETFLLVHLLPRDSAEAWAGDQRHDVNPVMGTLERRDATALGQGPDRAAEPGTPPAAAAAAPASGESGGAPGHLAPSAAEPAEDADETPGQLLDLPTAAPAPREPAPSFAAAPAGRSATAPAADPAAAGTAAPHPQTDGPGDAHPAPTPELLFDRVGDRDLERLGIDPEIRDFCRTVTTARELHSWAPALPQDQFEVLRALAEGHSVQRVRDEVVVPRRPAVGAVARDDYDTAIRHTRERVIVVNDNQEIEDVLAGEFNAWRIYLHPMQRELAYRPRFNGPAKVSGGPGTGKTVVALHRVKYLAEHLPLDGRVLLTSFTNALVESLKRNLALLLPPELVEDVDVVTTDKLALDVVKEVHPDIALRTDTQGFFANYARQHRLPWPVDFLFSEYRHVVTARGITTLEGYLDPDARAGRTTPLNADQRREVWHAISSVRAMMRTSRRLPAEDLHAEAARILGERSELPYTNVVVDEAQDLHPAQWRTLRAVVRRGPDDLFIAGDNRQRIYDNAVSFRQLGIEIVGRSFPLRVNYRTTEQILRWADGILRGRPVTELGDSSATEPGGAMRCVLSGPEPELYGAHDEPAELDALAERVRAWLGDRIAPADICVTARTNRLRDSIAAHLRARSLPASIFKPKEHSITDTAHGVRVTTMHGVKGLEFRAIAVFGATAEALPQLDRVTSAELDENQHQADLDAQRSLLYVACTRARERLYVSWHGTPSPFLPL; this comes from the coding sequence ATGCCGCAGTTGGCGATCGACGCGACGTGCCTTCCGCAGTACGACAAGCTCGACAAGCCCACGCGCGAGCGGCTGCTCGCCGTCACGCGCAAATTCCGCGAACTCTCGCTCGACGCCCTGCTCGCCCACCCCGACCTGCGGATCCGCTCGCTTCCGGCGGGGCAGGACCCCCGTATTCGCACATTCCGCATCAGCGACTCCTGGACAGGCGTAATGCTGGCGCCCGAGTCCGGCGAGACTTTCCTCCTCGTCCATCTGCTGCCGCGCGATTCCGCCGAGGCGTGGGCGGGCGACCAGCGCCACGACGTCAACCCCGTCATGGGCACGCTGGAACGCCGCGACGCCACCGCGCTGGGGCAGGGGCCTGACCGCGCCGCCGAGCCCGGCACCCCACCCGCGGCGGCCGCCGCAGCGCCCGCGAGTGGTGAATCCGGCGGTGCGCCCGGCCATTTGGCACCAAGCGCCGCGGAGCCGGCGGAGGACGCCGACGAAACCCCCGGGCAGTTGCTCGATCTCCCCACGGCGGCCCCCGCGCCGCGTGAACCCGCTCCCTCGTTCGCCGCCGCCCCGGCAGGCCGGTCGGCAACCGCTCCCGCGGCCGATCCGGCTGCGGCGGGCACGGCCGCGCCCCACCCGCAGACCGACGGTCCCGGCGACGCGCACCCGGCCCCCACCCCCGAGCTGCTGTTCGACCGGGTCGGCGACCGCGACCTGGAACGCCTGGGCATCGACCCCGAGATCCGCGATTTCTGCCGCACCGTCACCACCGCCCGCGAGCTCCACAGCTGGGCGCCCGCTCTGCCGCAGGACCAGTTCGAGGTCTTGCGCGCTCTGGCCGAGGGCCACTCGGTGCAGCGGGTGCGCGACGAGGTCGTCGTGCCGCGCCGCCCGGCGGTCGGAGCGGTCGCCCGCGACGACTACGACACCGCCATCCGGCACACCCGTGAGCGCGTCATCGTGGTCAACGACAACCAGGAGATCGAGGACGTCCTCGCCGGGGAGTTCAACGCCTGGCGGATCTACCTGCACCCAATGCAGCGCGAGCTCGCCTACCGGCCGCGGTTCAACGGCCCCGCCAAGGTCTCCGGCGGGCCGGGCACCGGTAAGACCGTCGTCGCGCTGCACCGGGTCAAGTACCTGGCCGAGCATCTGCCGCTGGACGGCCGGGTACTGCTGACCAGCTTCACCAACGCCCTGGTGGAGTCGCTCAAGCGGAACCTGGCGCTGCTGCTGCCGCCCGAACTCGTCGAGGACGTCGACGTGGTCACCACCGACAAGCTCGCGCTGGACGTCGTCAAGGAGGTCCATCCCGACATCGCGCTGCGCACCGACACCCAGGGGTTCTTCGCGAACTACGCCCGCCAGCACCGGCTGCCCTGGCCCGTCGACTTCCTCTTCTCGGAGTACCGCCACGTGGTCACCGCCCGCGGCATCACCACGCTTGAGGGCTACCTCGACCCCGACGCGCGTGCCGGGCGCACCACGCCGCTCAACGCCGACCAGCGCCGCGAGGTCTGGCACGCCATCAGCAGTGTGCGGGCGATGATGCGCACCAGCCGCCGGCTGCCCGCAGAGGATCTGCACGCCGAGGCCGCCCGCATCCTCGGCGAGCGGTCCGAACTGCCTTACACCAACGTCGTGGTCGACGAGGCCCAGGACCTCCACCCGGCGCAGTGGCGCACGCTGCGCGCCGTCGTCCGACGCGGCCCCGACGATCTGTTCATCGCGGGCGACAACCGGCAGCGCATCTACGACAACGCGGTCTCCTTCCGGCAGCTGGGCATCGAGATCGTGGGCCGGTCCTTCCCTCTGCGGGTGAACTACCGCACCACCGAGCAGATCCTCCGCTGGGCGGACGGCATCCTGAGGGGCCGACCGGTGACCGAGCTCGGCGACTCCTCGGCGACGGAGCCGGGCGGCGCCATGCGGTGCGTCCTCAGCGGCCCCGAGCCCGAGCTGTACGGCGCGCACGACGAGCCCGCCGAGCTGGACGCGCTGGCAGAACGCGTGCGCGCGTGGTTGGGCGACCGGATCGCGCCCGCCGACATCTGCGTGACCGCGCGCACCAACAGGCTGCGCGACTCCATCGCGGCTCATCTGCGGGCGCGCTCGCTGCCCGCCTCGATCTTCAAGCCCAAGGAGCACTCGATCACCGACACCGCCCACGGTGTCCGGGTGACCACCATGCACGGCGTCAAGGGGCTGGAGTTCCGCGCGATCGCGGTCTTCGGCGCGACGGCCGAAGCCCTGCCGCAACTCGATCGGGTGACCAGCGCGGAACTCGACGAGAACCAGCACCAGGCCGACCTGGACGCCCAGCGCTCCCTGCTCTACGTCGCCTGCACGCGGGCACGGGAGCGGCTTTACGTCAGCTGGCACGGCACGCCGAGCCCGTTCCTGCCGCTGTGA
- a CDS encoding trans-sulfuration enzyme family protein, with translation MHQHGENTRALGLPAEPAPPQRPLRAPVHRSTTYEFATSQDYADVLAGEKPGYSYARIDNPTATGFAAAMAAMEGADCGREVRGEAFSSGMGAISATLLALTRAGAHVVASHSIYGNTYSLLDGLLRRFGVDTDFVDITDTAAVRAAVRPETAVVFTETLSNPTMTVSDLPALAAVAAEAGAVLVVDSTFATPAVCRPLEHGAAVVLHSATKYIGGHSDATGGVAVGDAEPMSAVRAARIDLGPCLAPDEAFLLHRGLETLPLRVSRQCESAAAFAAAVAEHPAVERVDYPGLPGHPGREVADRLFAAGRRGAVVTVTPRGGRDAGMALADALRTATIAASLGGTHTLAGHVGSTTHRQMSDAALRAADIGPGAVRFSIGLEDPDDLVADALAALDACSGR, from the coding sequence ATGCACCAGCACGGGGAGAACACCCGCGCCCTCGGCCTGCCCGCCGAGCCCGCCCCTCCGCAGCGCCCGCTGCGCGCGCCCGTCCACCGCAGCACCACCTACGAGTTCGCGACCTCGCAGGACTACGCCGACGTCCTGGCCGGCGAAAAGCCCGGCTACTCCTACGCGCGCATCGACAACCCGACCGCGACCGGCTTCGCCGCGGCGATGGCGGCCATGGAAGGGGCCGACTGCGGCCGCGAGGTGCGCGGCGAGGCGTTCTCCTCGGGGATGGGCGCCATCAGCGCCACCCTGCTCGCCCTCACTCGCGCCGGCGCCCACGTCGTCGCGTCCCACTCCATCTACGGCAACACCTACTCGCTGCTGGACGGCCTGCTGCGCCGGTTCGGAGTCGACACCGACTTCGTCGACATCACCGACACCGCCGCCGTGCGCGCCGCAGTGCGGCCCGAAACCGCGGTGGTGTTCACCGAGACCCTGTCCAACCCGACGATGACGGTCTCCGACCTGCCCGCGCTCGCCGCCGTCGCCGCCGAGGCCGGTGCGGTGCTGGTGGTCGACTCCACCTTCGCCACCCCCGCCGTCTGCCGACCGCTGGAGCACGGCGCCGCGGTCGTGCTGCACTCGGCCACCAAGTACATCGGCGGGCACAGCGACGCGACGGGCGGTGTCGCCGTCGGCGACGCCGAACCCATGTCGGCCGTACGCGCGGCACGCATCGACCTGGGGCCCTGCCTCGCACCCGACGAGGCGTTCCTGCTGCACCGCGGCCTGGAGACGCTGCCGCTGCGCGTCTCGCGCCAGTGTGAGAGCGCCGCCGCCTTCGCCGCGGCGGTGGCCGAGCATCCCGCGGTGGAGCGGGTGGACTACCCGGGACTGCCCGGTCACCCCGGGCGCGAAGTCGCCGACAGGCTCTTCGCCGCGGGCCGCCGCGGGGCGGTGGTGACCGTGACTCCGCGCGGCGGCCGGGATGCGGGCATGGCGCTCGCCGACGCGCTGCGGACGGCGACGATCGCGGCCTCGCTCGGCGGCACGCACACGCTGGCCGGCCACGTCGGCTCGACGACGCACCGCCAGATGAGCGACGCGGCGCTGCGCGCGGCCGACATCGGCCCCGGGGCGGTACGGTTCTCCATCGGACTGGAGGACCCCGACGACCTCGTCGCCGACGCACTGGCCGCCCTGGACGCCTGCTCCGGGCGCTGA
- a CDS encoding D-alanine--D-alanine ligase family protein — protein sequence MAEQRKIRVAVVFGGRSPEHEISCVTAGGVISAIDTEQYDVVPIGIARDGSWVLYSADPGALAIVDGKLPEVDSSGPRLAVPFSGATDLIVLDGAAPRRLGGFDVVLPLLHGPLGEDGTIQGLFEMMDARYAGAGVFASAASMDKVFMKALFTGHGIPTGGYVAVPDRAWRGERKRVLDDIADLGGTVFVKPARGGSSVGISKVADAADSDAVTAAVEQARRHDPKVIVEAAVVGREIECGVLESVDGGAPDVSLPAEIHVADGFDFYDFDAKYLSTSSLTIPAELPEEVVAEIRREAARTFEALGCEGLARVDFFYGDDGRIYVNEINTLPGFTPSSAFPQMWAAAGIEYPALVDRMIQTALRRAPGLR from the coding sequence ATGGCCGAGCAGCGTAAAATCCGGGTCGCCGTGGTATTCGGCGGGCGCAGCCCCGAGCACGAGATCTCCTGTGTCACCGCGGGGGGCGTGATCTCGGCGATCGACACCGAGCAGTACGACGTCGTCCCCATCGGGATCGCCCGCGACGGCTCCTGGGTACTGTACTCGGCCGACCCCGGCGCACTCGCGATCGTCGACGGCAAGCTCCCCGAGGTCGACTCCTCCGGTCCCCGGCTGGCCGTGCCCTTCAGCGGCGCGACCGACCTGATCGTGCTGGACGGCGCCGCCCCGCGGCGGCTGGGCGGCTTCGACGTGGTGCTGCCGCTCCTGCACGGCCCCCTCGGCGAGGACGGCACCATCCAGGGGCTGTTCGAGATGATGGACGCCCGCTACGCCGGCGCCGGGGTGTTCGCCAGCGCCGCGTCGATGGACAAGGTCTTCATGAAAGCCCTGTTCACCGGGCACGGTATCCCCACCGGCGGCTACGTGGCCGTGCCCGACCGCGCCTGGCGCGGCGAGCGCAAGCGCGTCTTGGACGACATCGCCGATCTGGGCGGCACCGTGTTCGTCAAGCCCGCGCGCGGCGGCAGCAGCGTGGGTATCAGCAAGGTCGCCGACGCGGCCGACTCGGACGCGGTGACCGCCGCCGTCGAGCAGGCGCGCCGCCACGACCCCAAGGTCATCGTCGAGGCAGCCGTGGTCGGCCGCGAAATCGAGTGCGGCGTGCTGGAGTCGGTGGACGGAGGGGCGCCCGACGTATCGCTGCCCGCCGAGATCCACGTCGCCGACGGGTTCGACTTCTACGACTTCGACGCTAAGTACCTGTCGACGAGCAGCCTGACCATCCCGGCGGAGCTGCCCGAGGAGGTCGTCGCCGAGATCCGCCGCGAGGCCGCTCGCACCTTCGAGGCGCTGGGCTGCGAGGGGCTGGCCCGGGTGGACTTCTTCTACGGCGACGACGGGCGGATCTACGTCAACGAGATCAACACCCTGCCCGGCTTCACGCCCTCCTCGGCGTTCCCGCAGATGTGGGCGGCCGCGGGGATCGAGTATCCGGCCCTGGTCGACCGGATGATCCAGACGGCGCTGCGCCGGGCGCCTGGCCTGCGCTGA
- a CDS encoding lytic polysaccharide monooxygenase: MNLARRIALIGGAAALASGFAVALPSEPAEAHGGFTFPATRTYACYKDGIEGGSGGSLNPQNPMCQQALAENSYGFWNWFGNLISDAGGRHREIIPDGKLCGPTEQFDAFNAPGDWPATEVQSGDTVTFEHNAWAAHPGTFTQYITKDGWDPSQPLGWDDLEPAPFDEVTNPPKRSGGVEGAEYYWDATLPDKSGRHVIYSIWQRSDSPEAFYNCSDVIFGGDGGDNGNEDDTQAPTAPGAPTADSVSGDAVDLSWAASSDNEGVTRYEVRDAATGETVATTSGATSATVGSLDPETDYSFNVVALDAAGNASDASPAVSVTTDSADNTSGACTVDFTIANEWSGGYSANVELTNDSDSALSSWTVDWEFSDGATVTNAWSADVEQHEAHVMASNAGWNGSVPAGGSVSFGFNAETTGSAAAPEEFHLDGSPCSTA; the protein is encoded by the coding sequence GTGAACCTTGCACGCAGAATCGCCCTGATCGGAGGGGCCGCCGCCCTCGCCTCCGGCTTCGCCGTGGCACTGCCCTCGGAGCCGGCCGAAGCGCACGGCGGTTTCACCTTCCCGGCCACCCGGACCTACGCCTGCTACAAAGACGGCATCGAGGGCGGAAGCGGCGGCAGCCTGAACCCGCAGAACCCGATGTGCCAGCAGGCCCTCGCGGAGAACTCCTACGGCTTCTGGAACTGGTTCGGCAACCTGATCAGCGATGCCGGCGGCCGGCACCGCGAGATCATCCCCGACGGCAAGCTGTGCGGCCCCACCGAGCAGTTCGACGCCTTCAACGCGCCCGGCGACTGGCCCGCCACCGAGGTCCAGTCCGGCGACACCGTGACCTTCGAGCACAACGCGTGGGCCGCCCACCCCGGCACGTTCACGCAGTACATCACCAAGGACGGCTGGGACCCGAGCCAGCCGCTGGGCTGGGACGACCTCGAACCGGCCCCCTTCGACGAGGTGACCAACCCGCCGAAGCGGTCGGGCGGCGTCGAGGGTGCGGAGTACTACTGGGACGCCACGCTGCCCGACAAGAGCGGCCGCCACGTCATCTACTCCATCTGGCAGCGCTCCGACAGCCCTGAGGCGTTCTACAACTGCTCCGACGTGATCTTCGGCGGCGACGGCGGCGACAACGGCAACGAGGACGACACGCAGGCGCCCACCGCGCCCGGCGCGCCGACCGCCGACTCCGTCAGCGGCGACGCCGTCGACCTGAGCTGGGCCGCCTCCTCCGACAACGAGGGCGTAACCCGCTACGAGGTGCGCGACGCCGCCACCGGCGAGACCGTGGCGACCACTTCCGGAGCCACCTCCGCCACAGTGGGCAGTCTCGACCCCGAGACCGACTACAGCTTCAACGTGGTCGCGCTGGACGCGGCGGGCAACGCCTCCGATGCCTCGCCCGCAGTGTCGGTGACCACCGACAGCGCCGACAACACCAGCGGCGCCTGCACGGTGGACTTCACCATCGCCAACGAATGGTCCGGCGGCTACTCCGCCAACGTCGAGCTGACCAACGACAGCGATTCGGCGCTGAGCAGCTGGACCGTGGACTGGGAGTTCTCCGACGGAGCCACCGTCACCAACGCCTGGTCGGCCGACGTCGAACAGCACGAGGCGCACGTGATGGCCTCCAACGCCGGCTGGAACGGCAGCGTCCCGGCGGGCGGGTCGGTGTCCTTCGGCTTCAACGCCGAGACCACCGGGTCCGCCGCCGCGCCCGAGGAGTTCCACCTCGACGGCTCGCCCTGCTCGACTGCCTGA
- a CDS encoding NAD(P)H-dependent glycerol-3-phosphate dehydrogenase produces the protein MAKVAVMGSGSWGTAFANVVADAGVADVVVYGRRAEVVDAINQRHENPDYFPGIPLNPAVSATADPAKALHAADFVVLAVPSQTLRDNLAAWREHIGAEAVTVSLMKGVELGTSLRMSEVVTEVLGVSADRVAVVSGPNLAREIAERQPATAVMACPHEPAAVRLQHICKSAYFRPYTTTDLVGVELGGAVKNIIALAVGVAVGMGFGDNAKASLITRGLAETVRLAVSLGADEHTLAGLAGLGDLVATCSSPLSRNRTFGERLGAGRTLDEVIAETKQTAEGVKSSESVLALARRADVEMPITEAVVAMMHHDLSPAEALAAFMSRTAKPERYGM, from the coding sequence ATGGCCAAGGTCGCGGTGATGGGCAGCGGTTCGTGGGGGACCGCGTTCGCCAACGTGGTCGCCGACGCCGGCGTCGCCGACGTGGTGGTCTACGGGCGGCGCGCCGAGGTGGTCGACGCGATCAACCAGCGCCACGAGAACCCCGACTACTTTCCGGGCATCCCGCTGAACCCCGCCGTCTCCGCCACCGCCGATCCCGCCAAGGCCCTGCACGCCGCCGACTTCGTGGTCCTGGCCGTGCCCTCGCAGACGCTGCGCGACAACCTCGCCGCCTGGCGCGAGCACATCGGCGCCGAGGCGGTCACCGTCAGCCTGATGAAGGGCGTCGAACTGGGCACCTCGCTGCGGATGAGCGAGGTCGTCACCGAGGTCCTCGGTGTGTCCGCCGACCGGGTGGCGGTCGTCTCGGGGCCCAATCTCGCCCGCGAGATCGCCGAACGCCAGCCCGCCACCGCGGTGATGGCCTGTCCGCACGAGCCCGCGGCCGTGCGGCTCCAACACATCTGCAAGTCCGCCTACTTCCGGCCCTACACCACCACCGACCTGGTCGGGGTCGAACTGGGCGGCGCGGTGAAGAACATCATCGCGCTGGCGGTGGGCGTCGCCGTCGGCATGGGCTTCGGCGACAACGCCAAGGCGTCGCTGATCACCCGCGGCCTGGCCGAAACCGTGCGCCTGGCCGTCTCACTGGGGGCCGACGAGCACACGCTGGCCGGGCTCGCCGGGCTCGGCGACCTCGTCGCCACCTGCAGTTCTCCGCTGTCGCGCAACCGCACCTTCGGGGAGCGGCTCGGTGCGGGCAGGACACTGGACGAGGTCATCGCCGAGACCAAGCAGACCGCCGAAGGCGTGAAGTCCTCGGAATCGGTGCTGGCGCTGGCCCGCCGAGCGGATGTGGAGATGCCCATCACCGAGGCCGTCGTCGCCATGATGCACCACGACCTCTCGCCCGCCGAAGCGCTTGCGGCGTTCATGTCGCGCACCGCCAAGCCCGAGCGCTACGGCATGTGA
- a CDS encoding EI24 domain-containing protein codes for MGNPVRDFISGVGILFQGAGVVMRSPRLFGLGIIPPLITSVLFVGAFVALLLNIGDLTDWMTPFADGWASEAQTAVRVALGVALAAAAVLIMVVAFTGLTLALGFPLYDKIAEMVEDRLGDAPPEVEDPLVKAATRSVRQSLGLILVSAVVTVPLFLAGFIPVVGQTVIPVVTAIFGGWMLTIELLGAAFDRRGLRRVKDRRGAMGRNRMLVLGFGIPCYFLLAIPFLAVVVFPAATAGGTILARRLLPTAQQTPPASGPVPPRSPGLHPGPTPQGPPAQGPPPHAR; via the coding sequence GTGGGCAATCCGGTTCGCGACTTCATCTCCGGCGTCGGCATCCTCTTCCAGGGTGCGGGCGTGGTCATGCGCAGTCCCCGTCTCTTCGGGCTGGGGATCATCCCGCCTCTCATCACGTCCGTGCTGTTCGTGGGCGCGTTCGTGGCGCTGCTGCTGAACATCGGCGACCTCACCGACTGGATGACGCCGTTCGCGGACGGCTGGGCATCCGAGGCGCAGACAGCTGTCCGCGTCGCCCTGGGTGTGGCACTCGCGGCCGCCGCCGTGCTGATCATGGTGGTGGCGTTCACCGGGCTGACGCTCGCCCTCGGTTTCCCGCTCTACGACAAGATCGCCGAAATGGTGGAGGACCGGCTCGGCGACGCCCCGCCGGAAGTCGAAGACCCGCTGGTCAAGGCGGCGACCCGGTCGGTGCGGCAGTCACTGGGGCTCATCCTGGTCTCGGCGGTGGTCACCGTTCCGCTGTTTCTGGCCGGGTTCATTCCGGTGGTCGGCCAGACCGTAATCCCGGTGGTCACCGCGATATTCGGCGGCTGGATGCTCACCATCGAACTGCTGGGTGCCGCCTTCGACCGGCGCGGCCTGCGCCGGGTCAAGGACCGGCGCGGCGCGATGGGGCGCAACCGGATGCTGGTGCTCGGCTTCGGCATCCCCTGCTACTTCCTGCTGGCCATCCCGTTCCTGGCGGTCGTGGTTTTCCCGGCGGCTACCGCCGGCGGCACGATTCTCGCCCGCCGACTGCTGCCGACCGCGCAGCAGACACCGCCGGCCTCCGGCCCGGTGCCGCCGCGGAGCCCGGGCCTCCATCCCGGACCGACGCCCCAGGGTCCGCCTGCGCAGGGACCGCCTCCGCACGCCCGGTAG